Proteins encoded in a region of the Haloglomus salinum genome:
- a CDS encoding CBS domain-containing protein yields the protein MYTVADLPIENTLQTVEYDLGLESALRRMFEYSYTQIGVERDGELVGIVTYRSVVRTLLAFHQLEVGHKTLDNISVGAAVEDAHTISEDENLLAVFDALAEYTYIVVNREGEWNILTDYDLLTRLKQMLEPFLLIESIEMQLRDIFTRVFGDSLSEQLAETFDEEHPLPTPASIEHCSYAHYAQFISIHWEEFESLFDDQQDVIRELVFEIGDMRNQLFHFRIDDPEEFDRDLLRFGQSYFSSV from the coding sequence ATGTACACAGTCGCCGACCTACCTATCGAGAATACTCTCCAGACCGTCGAATACGATCTCGGCCTCGAATCGGCACTCCGTCGGATGTTCGAGTACAGCTATACACAGATCGGTGTCGAACGCGACGGTGAGTTGGTCGGAATTGTCACTTACAGGTCAGTCGTCCGGACGCTCCTTGCATTCCATCAACTGGAGGTCGGGCACAAAACGCTCGATAACATCTCGGTCGGGGCCGCAGTTGAAGATGCACACACCATCAGCGAGGACGAGAACCTCTTGGCCGTATTCGATGCACTCGCAGAGTACACGTATATCGTGGTCAATCGAGAGGGCGAGTGGAACATTCTGACCGACTACGACCTCCTCACACGGTTGAAGCAGATGCTCGAACCGTTTCTGTTGATCGAATCGATCGAAATGCAGTTGCGTGACATCTTCACGCGAGTGTTCGGAGACTCCCTGTCGGAGCAGTTGGCCGAAACGTTCGACGAAGAACACCCACTGCCGACACCGGCGTCGATCGAGCATTGCAGTTACGCACACTATGCCCAGTTTATATCGATTCACTGGGAGGAGTTTGAATCGCTCTTCGACGATCAACAGGACGTGATTCGAGAGCTGGTGTTCGAAATCGGAGACATGCGAAACCAGCTCTTCCACTTTCGAATCGACGACCCGGAGGAATTCGACCGGGACCTGCTCAGATTCGGCCAGTCGTACTTTTCTTCGGTGTAA
- a CDS encoding CPBP family intramembrane glutamic endopeptidase: MSERTLRQPPVDIRKVSELLVLTFAISWGGVAVLYFADVDIGSSAGQGIGTLVFMGAPAIAAITLLRYRRASIRKGTGLYRGRIRWIRLAWVAPVGLTAAMIGVGLVLPGTTFTTEYSAFLLELGFTEAEAVDTIAELEQTGVPVVVLLAGLGLVLGGTLFALAALGEELGWRGLLLTELAPLGFWKLSLWTGLVWGIWHTPLILLGLQFPNQPVVGIFTMTVTTVALSPIYTYLTVRAQSVLAATFFHGSFTLGVFTSVFLVNESELVISSFGVVGIVAALFGIAACLVHDRLLADEQITTGGPLSPWSRTEA; the protein is encoded by the coding sequence ATGTCAGAAAGAACGTTACGACAACCCCCGGTAGATATTCGAAAAGTATCGGAGTTACTCGTCCTCACGTTTGCCATCTCCTGGGGTGGTGTGGCTGTGCTCTATTTCGCCGACGTCGATATCGGAAGTAGCGCCGGGCAGGGCATTGGCACTCTTGTCTTCATGGGGGCCCCTGCCATCGCGGCAATTACACTTCTCCGGTATCGCCGAGCATCCATTCGGAAGGGAACTGGTCTTTACCGAGGGCGCATTCGGTGGATTCGCCTCGCCTGGGTAGCACCGGTTGGGCTTACTGCCGCGATGATTGGCGTCGGTCTTGTGCTTCCGGGCACGACGTTTACGACAGAGTATTCGGCGTTCTTGCTCGAACTCGGCTTCACGGAGGCGGAAGCCGTTGACACGATTGCCGAACTGGAACAGACCGGCGTTCCGGTAGTCGTCCTCTTGGCCGGACTGGGACTCGTCCTCGGGGGGACGCTCTTCGCGCTCGCCGCCCTCGGCGAAGAACTCGGCTGGCGGGGGCTGTTGCTTACGGAGTTGGCACCACTCGGATTCTGGAAACTGTCGCTATGGACGGGTTTGGTCTGGGGAATCTGGCATACCCCGCTCATCCTTCTCGGACTCCAGTTCCCGAACCAACCAGTGGTCGGGATATTCACGATGACTGTCACAACCGTGGCTTTGTCGCCGATTTACACCTACCTGACCGTCCGGGCCCAGTCGGTGCTCGCCGCGACGTTTTTTCATGGCTCATTCACCCTGGGTGTATTCACGTCGGTGTTCCTGGTAAACGAGAGCGAGCTCGTGATTTCCTCCTTTGGCGTCGTCGGAATCGTGGCCGCGCTGTTTGGCATTGCAGCGTGTCTGGTACACGATCGGCTCCTTGCTGATGAGCAAATTACGACAGGTGGTCCTCTGAGTCCCTGGTCCCGTACTGAAGCGTGA
- a CDS encoding cysteine hydrolase family protein has translation MDEYIEPRPGSSVLLTIDTQNDFTLPGAPAEIEGTAQAVSQMKRLAEAFRSADAPIVNVVRLYKEDGSNVDQCRRATIEAGAEIVQPGTDGAELVEELKPSADVRIDSEALLRGDFQEIGSQEWIMYKPRWSAFYRTGLEDFLAARSVDTVVACGCNFPNCPRTTIYEASERDYRLVFVPDATSRVYERGIRELENIGVTVQGTADTIEWISE, from the coding sequence ATGGACGAGTATATCGAGCCCCGTCCGGGGAGTTCGGTTCTGCTTACCATCGATACGCAAAACGACTTCACGTTGCCCGGTGCTCCGGCAGAGATTGAGGGGACCGCTCAGGCAGTATCACAGATGAAGCGTCTCGCCGAGGCGTTTCGGTCTGCGGACGCACCGATCGTTAATGTCGTCCGGTTGTACAAGGAGGACGGGTCAAACGTCGATCAGTGCAGGCGGGCAACGATTGAAGCCGGGGCTGAAATCGTCCAGCCTGGAACTGACGGCGCCGAGCTCGTTGAGGAATTGAAACCATCGGCCGACGTGCGTATCGATTCCGAGGCGCTGCTCCGCGGTGACTTTCAGGAGATCGGCTCACAAGAATGGATTATGTACAAACCCCGCTGGAGCGCGTTCTATCGAACCGGATTGGAGGACTTTCTCGCTGCACGGTCGGTGGATACGGTCGTCGCCTGTGGGTGTAACTTCCCGAACTGTCCGCGAACGACAATCTACGAAGCAAGCGAGCGGGATTATCGGCTGGTTTTCGTTCCCGACGCGACCTCCAGGGTATATGAACGCGGTATCCGGGAATTGGAGAACATCGGCGTGACCGTCCAGGGCACTGCTGACACGATCGAATGGATTTCAGAATAG
- a CDS encoding DUF1330 domain-containing protein, with the protein MNENENESEDESENGTVYIVAQIQVEDWDTYESDYLPKTLERITAHGGEVLVASEAAEELEGEWDGNWTVIIEFPSEADAYAFMQDEEYVEAMRARHEAAAWNDIAMLPAFDG; encoded by the coding sequence ATGAACGAGAACGAGAACGAAAGCGAAGACGAAAGCGAGAACGGGACCGTCTACATCGTCGCACAGATCCAGGTCGAGGACTGGGACACCTACGAGTCCGACTACCTCCCGAAGACGCTCGAACGCATCACCGCACACGGCGGCGAGGTGCTGGTGGCGAGCGAGGCGGCCGAGGAACTGGAGGGGGAGTGGGACGGCAACTGGACGGTCATCATCGAGTTCCCGTCCGAGGCCGACGCCTACGCGTTCATGCAGGACGAGGAGTACGTCGAGGCGATGCGCGCGCGCCACGAGGCGGCCGCGTGGAACGACATCGCGATGCTCCCGGCGTTCGACGGCTGA
- a CDS encoding DUF7289 family protein, with protein sequence MLHTGDAGRGDESGDAGRAQASVLGVALLLGITALGVTLVVVIGAAGLNDIEGTIEQGQAETALTQLDAKAARVALGDSQVQTVPLTRSGRGGALTAAATGRIVVEAQDGTEYLNQTLGTVTRETSDQVVAYQGGGVWRGTGNASRMISPPEFHYRAGTLTLPLVAANPADAGTGEEVTLQAAGSRQGLGPGVVREQILTVSITSDHYVAWADYFRDRIDGVSVTVHHNNRTVEADLARLDLDGTYRDGLVADGDIGVETPKTVDTAVVSAGSVSDKHGSIECAAGSGSDCITTNTDTRWMALDAGIEVLLDNAEDDHPDANIAGDTTLTSGAYYSEGVGLSGDTLSLDLSSGNVTLFVDGNIGLDGGKIAVENGQDTNHYARIYTNGDVAMATGQAEVSVDSGNASRFQLYGTSEMHFAMGQSKGFTGAVYAPRQAPAEGSNEAVGEYGLTSATSACPTDVDVCVGQGSGDVHGAIIGGPTSIQQGTSFDYGEGLRKVEPRFPAGTALPPPVTYLHISVNRIDVDGASATQGTVTLPGRTIIADLAVSERSDGDEYRFDASGTTEADRVDEYHWDFDADGSRDRTTTGPTTTVACDAGVIDCDSLPDESSVTAVDTSESESETATADYPASSPGPGGNNAPTVDSFSVTDNSECSDVNPGNGNGGCKNKAATDHAEFEISWGASDADGDLNSVTVEVRRDGSLVQTYSSYSGTETYHREGAYGDAYSFTVVAEDAAGNSDSDTIDDPAADGSDP encoded by the coding sequence ATGCTGCACACGGGGGACGCCGGCCGTGGGGACGAGAGCGGGGACGCCGGCCGGGCTCAGGCATCGGTACTCGGGGTCGCGCTGTTGCTGGGTATCACGGCGCTCGGCGTCACGCTGGTGGTCGTTATCGGCGCGGCCGGACTGAACGACATCGAGGGGACCATCGAGCAGGGGCAGGCCGAGACGGCGCTCACGCAGCTCGACGCGAAGGCGGCACGGGTCGCGCTGGGTGACAGCCAGGTCCAGACGGTCCCCCTCACCCGGAGCGGTCGCGGGGGTGCACTCACCGCGGCGGCGACGGGTCGCATCGTCGTCGAGGCCCAGGACGGGACCGAGTACCTCAACCAGACGCTCGGGACCGTCACGCGGGAGACGAGCGACCAGGTCGTCGCCTACCAGGGTGGCGGCGTCTGGCGCGGCACGGGCAACGCGAGCCGGATGATATCGCCGCCCGAATTCCACTACCGGGCGGGGACGCTCACGCTCCCCCTCGTCGCCGCCAACCCGGCCGACGCCGGGACCGGCGAGGAGGTCACCCTCCAGGCGGCCGGCTCCCGGCAGGGGCTCGGTCCGGGCGTCGTCCGGGAGCAGATTCTCACGGTCAGCATCACCAGCGACCACTACGTCGCCTGGGCGGACTACTTCCGCGACCGCATCGACGGCGTCTCCGTCACGGTCCACCACAACAACCGGACCGTCGAGGCGGACCTCGCTCGCCTCGACCTCGATGGAACGTACCGCGACGGTCTCGTCGCCGACGGCGATATCGGCGTGGAGACCCCGAAGACCGTCGATACGGCCGTCGTCTCGGCGGGGAGCGTGAGCGACAAGCACGGGAGCATCGAGTGTGCCGCCGGGAGCGGTTCGGACTGCATCACCACGAACACCGACACGCGGTGGATGGCCCTCGACGCCGGCATCGAGGTCCTCCTCGACAACGCCGAGGACGACCACCCGGACGCGAACATCGCCGGCGACACGACGCTCACCTCGGGAGCGTACTACAGCGAGGGGGTCGGTCTCAGCGGCGACACCCTCTCCCTCGATCTCTCCTCGGGCAACGTCACGCTGTTCGTCGACGGGAACATCGGGCTGGACGGTGGGAAGATTGCCGTCGAGAACGGCCAGGACACGAACCACTACGCCCGAATCTACACGAACGGGGATGTCGCGATGGCGACCGGGCAGGCCGAGGTGAGCGTCGACTCGGGGAACGCCAGCCGCTTCCAGCTGTACGGAACCTCTGAGATGCACTTCGCGATGGGGCAGAGCAAGGGGTTCACGGGTGCGGTGTACGCCCCCCGCCAGGCGCCCGCCGAGGGGTCGAACGAGGCGGTCGGGGAGTACGGACTCACCTCGGCCACCTCGGCCTGCCCGACCGATGTCGATGTCTGCGTGGGCCAGGGGAGCGGCGATGTACACGGCGCCATCATCGGCGGCCCGACCAGCATCCAGCAGGGGACGAGCTTCGACTACGGCGAGGGGCTCCGGAAGGTCGAGCCGCGGTTCCCCGCGGGGACGGCGCTTCCGCCGCCGGTCACGTACCTGCACATCTCGGTCAACCGCATCGATGTCGACGGGGCCAGCGCCACACAGGGGACGGTGACGCTCCCGGGGCGGACCATCATCGCGGACCTCGCCGTCTCCGAACGGAGCGATGGCGACGAGTACCGGTTCGATGCCAGCGGCACGACGGAGGCCGACCGGGTCGACGAGTACCACTGGGACTTCGACGCCGACGGCTCTCGCGACCGGACGACGACCGGCCCGACCACGACGGTCGCGTGCGACGCCGGGGTGATCGACTGCGACAGCCTCCCGGACGAGTCCAGCGTGACGGCCGTCGACACGAGCGAGAGCGAGTCCGAGACCGCGACCGCGGACTACCCCGCCTCGAGCCCCGGTCCCGGCGGCAACAACGCCCCGACCGTCGACTCGTTCTCGGTAACGGACAACAGCGAGTGCTCGGACGTCAACCCCGGGAACGGGAACGGGGGCTGCAAGAACAAGGCCGCGACGGACCACGCCGAGTTCGAGATCTCCTGGGGCGCCTCCGACGCCGACGGCGACCTCAACTCGGTGACCGTCGAGGTCCGGCGGGACGGGAGCCTCGTCCAGACCTACAGCTCCTACAGCGGGACCGAGACGTACCATCGGGAGGGCGCGTATGGGGACGCGTACTCGTTCACGGTCGTCGCCGAGGACGCCGCGGGCAACAGCGACAGTGACACCATCGACGACCCGGCTGCGGACGGGAGCGACCCGTAG
- a CDS encoding zinc-dependent alcohol dehydrogenase family protein, protein MRAAVLREHGEPLDVTEVDPPEPDPDGVVVEIEACGICRSDWHGWQGDWGWLGLETSPGQILGHEPAGHVVAVGEEVEKVREGDHIAVPFNLGDGTCEQCRTGHGNTCDNTTPLGFVESAPGAFAELLHVPHADHNAVHLPEGVSSTDMAGLGCRFMTAFHGLAHQAPVSAGDWVAVHGCGGVGLSAVHIADALGANVVAVDLDDDKLSKAAELGATETVNAGETERVPREIKGISDGGCHVSVDALGIEETCRNSILGLGKRGTHVQIGLTTEAEQGDLSIPSDLMVMQEIEFVGSLGLPPTRYDEIFRMVATDKITPGAVVSETVGLEDVSDKLAAMTDFETEGIPVVDSF, encoded by the coding sequence ATGCGTGCAGCAGTCCTGCGAGAACACGGCGAACCACTGGACGTGACCGAGGTCGACCCCCCGGAGCCGGACCCGGACGGCGTCGTCGTCGAGATCGAGGCGTGTGGCATCTGCCGGTCGGACTGGCACGGCTGGCAGGGTGACTGGGGCTGGCTCGGCCTCGAAACGTCGCCCGGACAGATCCTCGGCCACGAGCCCGCCGGCCACGTCGTCGCCGTCGGCGAGGAGGTCGAGAAGGTCCGCGAGGGTGACCACATCGCGGTCCCGTTCAATCTCGGCGACGGCACCTGCGAGCAGTGCCGCACCGGCCACGGGAACACCTGCGACAACACCACGCCGCTCGGATTCGTCGAGAGCGCACCCGGCGCGTTCGCCGAACTCCTGCACGTCCCCCACGCCGACCACAACGCCGTCCACCTGCCCGAGGGCGTCTCCTCGACCGATATGGCGGGACTGGGCTGTCGGTTCATGACCGCGTTCCACGGGCTGGCACACCAGGCGCCCGTCAGCGCGGGCGACTGGGTCGCGGTCCACGGCTGTGGCGGCGTCGGCCTCTCGGCGGTTCACATCGCGGACGCGCTCGGCGCGAACGTCGTCGCGGTCGACCTCGACGACGACAAGCTCTCGAAGGCCGCCGAGCTCGGCGCGACCGAGACGGTCAACGCCGGCGAGACCGAGCGCGTTCCACGGGAGATAAAGGGTATCTCCGACGGCGGCTGCCACGTCTCCGTCGACGCGCTCGGCATCGAGGAGACCTGCCGCAACTCCATCCTCGGGCTGGGCAAGCGCGGCACGCACGTCCAGATCGGCCTCACCACGGAGGCCGAGCAGGGTGACCTCTCCATCCCCTCGGACCTGATGGTGATGCAGGAGATCGAGTTCGTCGGCTCGCTGGGCCTGCCGCCGACGCGCTACGACGAGATTTTCCGGATGGTCGCGACGGACAAGATCACCCCGGGCGCCGTCGTCAGCGAGACCGTCGGACTGGAGGACGTCAGCGACAAACTCGCGGCGATGACCGACTTCGAGACCGAGGGCATCCCCGTCGTCGACTCGTTCTGA